From a region of the Takifugu flavidus isolate HTHZ2018 chromosome 20, ASM371156v2, whole genome shotgun sequence genome:
- the LOC130517723 gene encoding PH and SEC7 domain-containing protein 2 isoform X1, with protein MDDKILPSSRDAAEPRRDSWDPVNDQPADVEKEPTEDTEEWEQIIWPLRPMTCTSPRLSSAMVQWDVPDPATEMSFFVTDADMDDEVSGGSSSPELPQDQEESEEDWRIDLQLLNSVLQRTGSDSEPCDAADAQQSTAQEKEHSPHALLPGDNAKLDNVLLDVLGRESDVKEEPSTASGPVETADFADILEQSEGSEDGSFVDLKLEEEQQEPCTLLTGQGDFEEEPSSSGTEEEGDEEEETIVPELTHTEEQESEFSSCVNQGEVSAVAEQTDAAAVLITENRESQCPEGEEDLEILQQSHEDPTGLSEEPETWNDMDQDVDQCEAAKEKLVVVTEHDEEGVEDSREEERGLEDNTCDPLEERGLEDNTFAPLEERGLEGNKCDPLEERGLEGNTFAPLEERGLEGNTCDPLEERGLEGNKCDPLEERGLEGNTFAPLEERGLEGNKCDPLEERGLEGNTFAPLEERGLEGNTCDPLEERGLEGNTCDPLEERGLEGNKCDPLEERGLEGNKCDPLEERGLEGNTCDPLEERGLEGNTCDPQTPESPEHFDEIHMTDRPMQEKEPLSAAVEPPQHLKQSAEIVNLPAEAARPEDADLAVEAEQQTEPSEQKEQTSRSSLATLPEQLVQPRETDEPEITEQLPAESEATPETAEEEFSQDKRTATSRQVEGVSEGGSADTVLANEEQAKPAETAVPHANGREVDSAMARRLAERLFNLDGFQRVDVVKHLDKDNDFSRAVGEEYLKFFDFTGQTLDGALRSFLKVVVLIGETQERERVLQHFACRFHQCNPDSYSSSGAVLALTCALMLLNTDLHGQNVGKSMSSSKFVSNLDGMNEGTNFSKDLLKSLYNSIKSEPLEWAVDKGELMLVDEDAGSDAPRRSTANPFLDVPHDKKASKIKEGLLHRKLHADVDGKRIPWGKRGWRTFNGVLKGMVLYLQKVDYRRDQPVNEEVVSVHHSLAEPAADYTKKPHVFRLQTADWRVFLFQAVSKVEMNSWISRINLVSALQSSPPFPAAVGSQRRFFRPILPSLQSAHTLDRQLQSHSGMLESFRADISYMEKNLPERKKAKAKELEEHRIRAEYLHYETRRYEIYIQVLEAWKSVKKEDVAEDALSVTNLSLFDKAACADAAGEEDEEEGLTKSHSSPALPELPPQTVIKVKRNISERRTYRRVIIPRLNQEA; from the exons ATGGACGACAaaatccttccctcctctcgGGACGCTGCGGAGCCTCGGAGAGACTCATGGGATCCTGTGAACGACCAACCGGCCGATGTGGAGAAAGAGCCCACGGAGGACACGGAGGAGTGGGAGCAAATAATATGGCCGCTGCGCCCCATGACGTGCACCAGCCCCCGACTTTCCTCCGCCATGGTCCAGTGGGACGTGCCCGATCCCGCCACTGAAATGTCATTCTTCGTGACTGACGCCGACATGGACGATGAGgtcagcggcggcagcagctctCCGGAACTTCCACAAGatcaggaggagagcgaggaagaCTGGAGGATCGATCTGCAGCTTTTAAACTCGGTTCTGCAGAGGACAGGAAGCGACTCAGAG CCatgtgatgctgcagatgcGCAACAGTCGACAGCACAGGAAAAGGAACATTCGCCACACGCGCTGTTGCCGGGTGATAACG CAAAACTGGATAATGTCCTTTTAGACGTTTTAGGTAGGGAGTCGGACGTAAAGGAGGAGCCCTCGACAGCCTCGGGCCCTGTGGAAACCGCAGACTTCGCCGATATCCTAGAGCAGAGCGAGGGCTCGGAGGATGGCAGTTTCGTAGATTtaaaactggaggaggagcagcaggagccctGTACTCTGCTGACTGGGCAGGGAGACTTTGAGGAAGAGCCGTCTTCATCCGGgactgaagaggaaggagacgagGAAGAAGAGACGATTGTACCGGAGCTCACTCACACGGAAGAACAAGAGTCAGAATTCAGCAGCTGTGTGAATCAAGG GGAGGTTTCCGCTGTGGCGGAACAGACTGACGCCGCCGCAGTGCTCATTACTGAAAATAGGGAAAGTCAGTGCCCCGAGGGTGAAGAGGACCTAGAAATACTCCAGCAGTCACATGAAGATCCCACAGGACTGAGTGAAGAGCCAGAAACCTGGAACGATATGGATCAGGATGTGGATCAGTGTGAGGCTGCAAAGGAGAAACTTGTGGTGGTTACTGAGCATGATGAAGAGGGAGTAGAAGACTcacgggaggaggagaggggtttGGAGGATAACACGTGTGacccgctggaggagaggggtttGGAGGATAACACGTTTGCCCCCCTGGAGGAGAGGGGTTTGGAGGGTAACAAGTGTGacccgctggaggagaggggtttGGAGGGTAACACGTTTGCCCCCCTGGAGGAGAGGGGTTTGGAGGGTAACACGTGTGacccgctggaggagaggggtttGGAGGGTAACAAGTGTGacccgctggaggagaggggtttGGAGGGTAACACGTTTGCCCCCCTGGAGGAGAGGGGTTTGGAGGGTAACAAGTGTGacccgctggaggagaggggtttGGAGGGTAACACGTTTGCCCCCCTGGAGGAGAGGGGTTTGGAAGGTAACACGTGTGacccgctggaggagaggggtttGGAGGGTAACACGTGTGacccgctggaggagaggggtttGGAGGGTAACAAGTGTGacccgctggaggagaggggtttGGAGGGTAACAAGTGTGACCCTCTGGAGGAGAGGGGTTTGGAGGGTAACACGTGTGacccgctggaggagaggggtttGGAGGGTAACACCTGTGACCCGCAGACCCCAGAGAGTCCCGAACACTTTGATGAGATCCACATGACTGACAGGCCGATGCAAGAAAAGGAGCCGCTCTCTGCAGCCGTCGAGCCGCcgcaacatttaaaacaatcaGCAGAGATTGTGAATTTGCCAGCGGAGGCGGCCCGACCTGAAGACGCAGACTTGGCCGTGGAAGCCGAGCAGCAGACGGAGCCGTCGGAGCAGAAAGAGCAAACGAGCCGCTCGTCTCTGGCGACGCTGCCGGAGCAGCTTGTGCAACCGCGGGAGACAGATGAGCCTGAAATAACAGAGCAGCTGCCCGCGGAGAGCGAGGCCACGCCGGAGACGGCGGAGGAAGAGTTCAGTCAGGACAAACGGACCGCGACGTCACGTCAGGTCGAAGGAGTCAGCGAGGGAGGCTCGGCAGACACGGTTCTGGCCAATGAGGAGCAGGCGAAACCCGCTGAGACGGCAGTACCTCACGCGAATGGACGCGAGGTGGACAGCGCGATGGCCCGGCGACTTGCAGAACGGCTGTTTAACCTGGACGGGTTCCAGCGTGTGGACGTGGTGAAGCACTTGGACAAAGA TAACGACTTCAGTCGTGCTGTCGGGGAGGAATACCTGAAATTCTTTGACTTTACCGGGCAAACCCTCGACGGCGCCCTGAG GTCGTTCCTGAAAGTGGTGGTGCTGATCGGGGAGACTCAGGAGCGGGAGCGCGTCCTGCAGCACTTCGCCTGCCGCTTCCATCAGTGCAACCCCGACTCTTACTCCTCCTCAG gGGCTGTGCTGGCTCTCACCTGCGCCCTGATGCTTCTCAACACCGACCTGCACGGTCAG AATGTGGGGAAGTCCATGTCCTCTTCTAAGTTTGTGTCCAATCTGGACGGGATGAATGAAGGAACCAACTTCAGCAAAGACCTCTTAAAA AGCCTTTACAATTCTATAAAGAGCGAGCCGCTGGAGTGGGCAGT CGACAAAGGGGAGCTGATGTTAGTGGATGAAGACGCAGGAAGTGACGCTCCGCGGCGTTCAACGGCCAACCCCTTCCTGGATGTCCCCCACGACAAAAAGGCCTCCAAGATCAAAGAGGGGTTGCTTCATAGAAAACTCCACGCCGACGTTGACGGGAAGCGCA TTCCCTGGGGTAAACGAGGCTGGAGGACTTTCAATGGGGTTTTGAAAGGAATGGTTCTTTACCTGCAAAAG GTGGATTATCGGAGGGATCAGCCAGTTAACGAGGAGGTGGTGAGTGTGCATCACTCTCTGGCCGAGCCGGCAGCCGACTACACCAAGAAGCCGCATGTTTTCCGCCTGCAGACAGCCGACTGGCGGGTTTTCCTCTTCCAGGCCGT GAGCAAAGTGGAGATGAACTCCTGGATCAGCCGCATCAACCTGGTCTCAGCTCTTCAGTCCTCGCCTCCGTTTCCAGCTGCCGTGGGCAGTCAGAGAAGGTTCTTCAGGCCGATCCTGCCATCCCTGCAGTCTGCTCACACTCTG GATCGTCAGCTTCAGTCTCATTCGGGAATGCTGGAGTCCTTCAGGGCTGACATCTCATACATGGAGAAGAACCTTCCGGAGCGCAAAAAAGCCAAAgccaaggagctggaggagcatcGGATCAGGGCAGAGTACCTTCACTACGAG ACACGTCGCTATGAGATCTACATCCAAGTGCTGGAGGCTTGGAAGAGCGTGAAGAAGGAGGACGTTGCTGAAGACGCGTTGAGCGTCACAAACCTGAGCCTGTTTGACAAAGCCGCGTGCGCCGATGCtgcgggagaggaggacgaggaggagggctTGACAAAGTCTCACTCCAGCCCTGCTCTGCCAGAGTTGCCTCCTCAGACAGTCATCAAAGTCAAGCGCAACATCTCAGAGCGGAGGACTTACCGCAGGGTCATCATTCCCCGTTTGAATCAAGAAGCCTGA
- the LOC130517723 gene encoding PH and SEC7 domain-containing protein 2 isoform X3: MDDKILPSSRDAAEPRRDSWDPVNDQPADVEKEPTEDTEEWEQIIWPLRPMTCTSPRLSSAMVQWDVPDPATEMSFFVTDADMDDEVSGGSSSPELPQDQEESEEDWRIDLQLLNSVLQRTGSDSEPCDAADAQQSTAQEKEHSPHALLPGDNAKLDNVLLDVLGRESDVKEEPSTASGPVETADFADILEQSEGSEDGSFVDLKLEEEQQEPCTLLTGQGDFEEEPSSSGTEEEGDEEEETIVPELTHTEEQESEFSSCVNQGEVSAVAEQTDAAAVLITENRESQCPEGEEDLEILQQSHEDPTGLSEEPETWNDMDQDVDQCEAAKEKLVVVTEHDEEGVEDSREEERGLEDNTCDPLEERGLEDNTFAPLEERGLEGNKCDPLEERGLEGNTFAPLEERGLEGNTCDPLEERGLEGNKCDPLEERGLEGNTFAPLEERGLEGNKCDPLEERGLEGNTCDPLEERGLEGNTCDPLEERGLEGNKCDPLEERGLEGNKCDPLEERGLEGNTCDPLEERGLEGNTCDPQTPESPEHFDEIHMTDRPMQEKEPLSAAVEPPQHLKQSAEIVNLPAEAARPEDADLAVEAEQQTEPSEQKEQTSRSSLATLPEQLVQPRETDEPEITEQLPAESEATPETAEEEFSQDKRTATSRQVEGVSEGGSADTVLANEEQAKPAETAVPHANGREVDSAMARRLAERLFNLDGFQRVDVVKHLDKDNDFSRAVGEEYLKFFDFTGQTLDGALRSFLKVVVLIGETQERERVLQHFACRFHQCNPDSYSSSGAVLALTCALMLLNTDLHGQNVGKSMSSSKFVSNLDGMNEGTNFSKDLLKSLYNSIKSEPLEWAVDKGELMLVDEDAGSDAPRRSTANPFLDVPHDKKASKIKEGLLHRKLHADVDGKRIPWGKRGWRTFNGVLKGMVLYLQKVDYRRDQPVNEEVVSVHHSLAEPAADYTKKPHVFRLQTADWRVFLFQAVSKVEMNSWISRINLVSALQSSPPFPAAVGSQRRFFRPILPSLQSAHTLDRQLQSHSGMLESFRADISYMEKNLPERKKAKAKELEEHRIRAEYLHYETRRYEIYIQVLEAWKSVKKEDVAEDALSVTNLSLFDKAACADAAGEEDEEEGLTKSHSSPALPELPPQTVIKVKRNISERRTYRRVIIPRLNQEA; encoded by the exons ATGGACGACAaaatccttccctcctctcgGGACGCTGCGGAGCCTCGGAGAGACTCATGGGATCCTGTGAACGACCAACCGGCCGATGTGGAGAAAGAGCCCACGGAGGACACGGAGGAGTGGGAGCAAATAATATGGCCGCTGCGCCCCATGACGTGCACCAGCCCCCGACTTTCCTCCGCCATGGTCCAGTGGGACGTGCCCGATCCCGCCACTGAAATGTCATTCTTCGTGACTGACGCCGACATGGACGATGAGgtcagcggcggcagcagctctCCGGAACTTCCACAAGatcaggaggagagcgaggaagaCTGGAGGATCGATCTGCAGCTTTTAAACTCGGTTCTGCAGAGGACAGGAAGCGACTCAGAG CCatgtgatgctgcagatgcGCAACAGTCGACAGCACAGGAAAAGGAACATTCGCCACACGCGCTGTTGCCGGGTGATAACG CAAAACTGGATAATGTCCTTTTAGACGTTTTAGGTAGGGAGTCGGACGTAAAGGAGGAGCCCTCGACAGCCTCGGGCCCTGTGGAAACCGCAGACTTCGCCGATATCCTAGAGCAGAGCGAGGGCTCGGAGGATGGCAGTTTCGTAGATTtaaaactggaggaggagcagcaggagccctGTACTCTGCTGACTGGGCAGGGAGACTTTGAGGAAGAGCCGTCTTCATCCGGgactgaagaggaaggagacgagGAAGAAGAGACGATTGTACCGGAGCTCACTCACACGGAAGAACAAGAGTCAGAATTCAGCAGCTGTGTGAATCAAGG GGAGGTTTCCGCTGTGGCGGAACAGACTGACGCCGCCGCAGTGCTCATTACTGAAAATAGGGAAAGTCAGTGCCCCGAGGGTGAAGAGGACCTAGAAATACTCCAGCAGTCACATGAAGATCCCACAGGACTGAGTGAAGAGCCAGAAACCTGGAACGATATGGATCAGGATGTGGATCAGTGTGAGGCTGCAAAGGAGAAACTTGTGGTGGTTACTGAGCATGATGAAGAGGGAGTAGAAGACTcacgggaggaggagaggggtttGGAGGATAACACGTGTGacccgctggaggagaggggtttGGAGGATAACACGTTTGCCCCCCTGGAGGAGAGGGGTTTGGAGGGTAACAAGTGTGacccgctggaggagaggggtttGGAGGGTAACACGTTTGCCCCCCTGGAGGAGAGGGGTTTGGAGGGTAACACGTGTGacccgctggaggagaggggtttGGAGGGTAACAAGTGTGacccgctggaggagaggggtttGGAGGGTAACACGTTTGCCCCCCTGGAGGAGAGGGGTTTGGAGGGTAACAAGTGTGacccgctggaggagaggggtttGGAGG GTAACACGTGTGacccgctggaggagaggggtttGGAGGGTAACACGTGTGacccgctggaggagaggggtttGGAGGGTAACAAGTGTGacccgctggaggagaggggtttGGAGGGTAACAAGTGTGACCCTCTGGAGGAGAGGGGTTTGGAGGGTAACACGTGTGacccgctggaggagaggggtttGGAGGGTAACACCTGTGACCCGCAGACCCCAGAGAGTCCCGAACACTTTGATGAGATCCACATGACTGACAGGCCGATGCAAGAAAAGGAGCCGCTCTCTGCAGCCGTCGAGCCGCcgcaacatttaaaacaatcaGCAGAGATTGTGAATTTGCCAGCGGAGGCGGCCCGACCTGAAGACGCAGACTTGGCCGTGGAAGCCGAGCAGCAGACGGAGCCGTCGGAGCAGAAAGAGCAAACGAGCCGCTCGTCTCTGGCGACGCTGCCGGAGCAGCTTGTGCAACCGCGGGAGACAGATGAGCCTGAAATAACAGAGCAGCTGCCCGCGGAGAGCGAGGCCACGCCGGAGACGGCGGAGGAAGAGTTCAGTCAGGACAAACGGACCGCGACGTCACGTCAGGTCGAAGGAGTCAGCGAGGGAGGCTCGGCAGACACGGTTCTGGCCAATGAGGAGCAGGCGAAACCCGCTGAGACGGCAGTACCTCACGCGAATGGACGCGAGGTGGACAGCGCGATGGCCCGGCGACTTGCAGAACGGCTGTTTAACCTGGACGGGTTCCAGCGTGTGGACGTGGTGAAGCACTTGGACAAAGA TAACGACTTCAGTCGTGCTGTCGGGGAGGAATACCTGAAATTCTTTGACTTTACCGGGCAAACCCTCGACGGCGCCCTGAG GTCGTTCCTGAAAGTGGTGGTGCTGATCGGGGAGACTCAGGAGCGGGAGCGCGTCCTGCAGCACTTCGCCTGCCGCTTCCATCAGTGCAACCCCGACTCTTACTCCTCCTCAG gGGCTGTGCTGGCTCTCACCTGCGCCCTGATGCTTCTCAACACCGACCTGCACGGTCAG AATGTGGGGAAGTCCATGTCCTCTTCTAAGTTTGTGTCCAATCTGGACGGGATGAATGAAGGAACCAACTTCAGCAAAGACCTCTTAAAA AGCCTTTACAATTCTATAAAGAGCGAGCCGCTGGAGTGGGCAGT CGACAAAGGGGAGCTGATGTTAGTGGATGAAGACGCAGGAAGTGACGCTCCGCGGCGTTCAACGGCCAACCCCTTCCTGGATGTCCCCCACGACAAAAAGGCCTCCAAGATCAAAGAGGGGTTGCTTCATAGAAAACTCCACGCCGACGTTGACGGGAAGCGCA TTCCCTGGGGTAAACGAGGCTGGAGGACTTTCAATGGGGTTTTGAAAGGAATGGTTCTTTACCTGCAAAAG GTGGATTATCGGAGGGATCAGCCAGTTAACGAGGAGGTGGTGAGTGTGCATCACTCTCTGGCCGAGCCGGCAGCCGACTACACCAAGAAGCCGCATGTTTTCCGCCTGCAGACAGCCGACTGGCGGGTTTTCCTCTTCCAGGCCGT GAGCAAAGTGGAGATGAACTCCTGGATCAGCCGCATCAACCTGGTCTCAGCTCTTCAGTCCTCGCCTCCGTTTCCAGCTGCCGTGGGCAGTCAGAGAAGGTTCTTCAGGCCGATCCTGCCATCCCTGCAGTCTGCTCACACTCTG GATCGTCAGCTTCAGTCTCATTCGGGAATGCTGGAGTCCTTCAGGGCTGACATCTCATACATGGAGAAGAACCTTCCGGAGCGCAAAAAAGCCAAAgccaaggagctggaggagcatcGGATCAGGGCAGAGTACCTTCACTACGAG ACACGTCGCTATGAGATCTACATCCAAGTGCTGGAGGCTTGGAAGAGCGTGAAGAAGGAGGACGTTGCTGAAGACGCGTTGAGCGTCACAAACCTGAGCCTGTTTGACAAAGCCGCGTGCGCCGATGCtgcgggagaggaggacgaggaggagggctTGACAAAGTCTCACTCCAGCCCTGCTCTGCCAGAGTTGCCTCCTCAGACAGTCATCAAAGTCAAGCGCAACATCTCAGAGCGGAGGACTTACCGCAGGGTCATCATTCCCCGTTTGAATCAAGAAGCCTGA
- the LOC130517723 gene encoding PH and SEC7 domain-containing protein 2 isoform X2 has product MDDKILPSSRDAAEPRRDSWDPVNDQPADVEKEPTEDTEEWEQIIWPLRPMTCTSPRLSSAMVQWDVPDPATEMSFFVTDADMDDEVSGGSSSPELPQDQEESEEDWRIDLQLLNSVLQRTGSDSEPCDAADAQQSTAQEKEHSPHALLPGDNDVLGRESDVKEEPSTASGPVETADFADILEQSEGSEDGSFVDLKLEEEQQEPCTLLTGQGDFEEEPSSSGTEEEGDEEEETIVPELTHTEEQESEFSSCVNQGEVSAVAEQTDAAAVLITENRESQCPEGEEDLEILQQSHEDPTGLSEEPETWNDMDQDVDQCEAAKEKLVVVTEHDEEGVEDSREEERGLEDNTCDPLEERGLEDNTFAPLEERGLEGNKCDPLEERGLEGNTFAPLEERGLEGNTCDPLEERGLEGNKCDPLEERGLEGNTFAPLEERGLEGNKCDPLEERGLEGNTFAPLEERGLEGNTCDPLEERGLEGNTCDPLEERGLEGNKCDPLEERGLEGNKCDPLEERGLEGNTCDPLEERGLEGNTCDPQTPESPEHFDEIHMTDRPMQEKEPLSAAVEPPQHLKQSAEIVNLPAEAARPEDADLAVEAEQQTEPSEQKEQTSRSSLATLPEQLVQPRETDEPEITEQLPAESEATPETAEEEFSQDKRTATSRQVEGVSEGGSADTVLANEEQAKPAETAVPHANGREVDSAMARRLAERLFNLDGFQRVDVVKHLDKDNDFSRAVGEEYLKFFDFTGQTLDGALRSFLKVVVLIGETQERERVLQHFACRFHQCNPDSYSSSGAVLALTCALMLLNTDLHGQNVGKSMSSSKFVSNLDGMNEGTNFSKDLLKSLYNSIKSEPLEWAVDKGELMLVDEDAGSDAPRRSTANPFLDVPHDKKASKIKEGLLHRKLHADVDGKRIPWGKRGWRTFNGVLKGMVLYLQKVDYRRDQPVNEEVVSVHHSLAEPAADYTKKPHVFRLQTADWRVFLFQAVSKVEMNSWISRINLVSALQSSPPFPAAVGSQRRFFRPILPSLQSAHTLDRQLQSHSGMLESFRADISYMEKNLPERKKAKAKELEEHRIRAEYLHYETRRYEIYIQVLEAWKSVKKEDVAEDALSVTNLSLFDKAACADAAGEEDEEEGLTKSHSSPALPELPPQTVIKVKRNISERRTYRRVIIPRLNQEA; this is encoded by the exons ATGGACGACAaaatccttccctcctctcgGGACGCTGCGGAGCCTCGGAGAGACTCATGGGATCCTGTGAACGACCAACCGGCCGATGTGGAGAAAGAGCCCACGGAGGACACGGAGGAGTGGGAGCAAATAATATGGCCGCTGCGCCCCATGACGTGCACCAGCCCCCGACTTTCCTCCGCCATGGTCCAGTGGGACGTGCCCGATCCCGCCACTGAAATGTCATTCTTCGTGACTGACGCCGACATGGACGATGAGgtcagcggcggcagcagctctCCGGAACTTCCACAAGatcaggaggagagcgaggaagaCTGGAGGATCGATCTGCAGCTTTTAAACTCGGTTCTGCAGAGGACAGGAAGCGACTCAGAG CCatgtgatgctgcagatgcGCAACAGTCGACAGCACAGGAAAAGGAACATTCGCCACACGCGCTGTTGCCGGGTGATAACG ACGTTTTAGGTAGGGAGTCGGACGTAAAGGAGGAGCCCTCGACAGCCTCGGGCCCTGTGGAAACCGCAGACTTCGCCGATATCCTAGAGCAGAGCGAGGGCTCGGAGGATGGCAGTTTCGTAGATTtaaaactggaggaggagcagcaggagccctGTACTCTGCTGACTGGGCAGGGAGACTTTGAGGAAGAGCCGTCTTCATCCGGgactgaagaggaaggagacgagGAAGAAGAGACGATTGTACCGGAGCTCACTCACACGGAAGAACAAGAGTCAGAATTCAGCAGCTGTGTGAATCAAGG GGAGGTTTCCGCTGTGGCGGAACAGACTGACGCCGCCGCAGTGCTCATTACTGAAAATAGGGAAAGTCAGTGCCCCGAGGGTGAAGAGGACCTAGAAATACTCCAGCAGTCACATGAAGATCCCACAGGACTGAGTGAAGAGCCAGAAACCTGGAACGATATGGATCAGGATGTGGATCAGTGTGAGGCTGCAAAGGAGAAACTTGTGGTGGTTACTGAGCATGATGAAGAGGGAGTAGAAGACTcacgggaggaggagaggggtttGGAGGATAACACGTGTGacccgctggaggagaggggtttGGAGGATAACACGTTTGCCCCCCTGGAGGAGAGGGGTTTGGAGGGTAACAAGTGTGacccgctggaggagaggggtttGGAGGGTAACACGTTTGCCCCCCTGGAGGAGAGGGGTTTGGAGGGTAACACGTGTGacccgctggaggagaggggtttGGAGGGTAACAAGTGTGacccgctggaggagaggggtttGGAGGGTAACACGTTTGCCCCCCTGGAGGAGAGGGGTTTGGAGGGTAACAAGTGTGacccgctggaggagaggggtttGGAGGGTAACACGTTTGCCCCCCTGGAGGAGAGGGGTTTGGAAGGTAACACGTGTGacccgctggaggagaggggtttGGAGGGTAACACGTGTGacccgctggaggagaggggtttGGAGGGTAACAAGTGTGacccgctggaggagaggggtttGGAGGGTAACAAGTGTGACCCTCTGGAGGAGAGGGGTTTGGAGGGTAACACGTGTGacccgctggaggagaggggtttGGAGGGTAACACCTGTGACCCGCAGACCCCAGAGAGTCCCGAACACTTTGATGAGATCCACATGACTGACAGGCCGATGCAAGAAAAGGAGCCGCTCTCTGCAGCCGTCGAGCCGCcgcaacatttaaaacaatcaGCAGAGATTGTGAATTTGCCAGCGGAGGCGGCCCGACCTGAAGACGCAGACTTGGCCGTGGAAGCCGAGCAGCAGACGGAGCCGTCGGAGCAGAAAGAGCAAACGAGCCGCTCGTCTCTGGCGACGCTGCCGGAGCAGCTTGTGCAACCGCGGGAGACAGATGAGCCTGAAATAACAGAGCAGCTGCCCGCGGAGAGCGAGGCCACGCCGGAGACGGCGGAGGAAGAGTTCAGTCAGGACAAACGGACCGCGACGTCACGTCAGGTCGAAGGAGTCAGCGAGGGAGGCTCGGCAGACACGGTTCTGGCCAATGAGGAGCAGGCGAAACCCGCTGAGACGGCAGTACCTCACGCGAATGGACGCGAGGTGGACAGCGCGATGGCCCGGCGACTTGCAGAACGGCTGTTTAACCTGGACGGGTTCCAGCGTGTGGACGTGGTGAAGCACTTGGACAAAGA TAACGACTTCAGTCGTGCTGTCGGGGAGGAATACCTGAAATTCTTTGACTTTACCGGGCAAACCCTCGACGGCGCCCTGAG GTCGTTCCTGAAAGTGGTGGTGCTGATCGGGGAGACTCAGGAGCGGGAGCGCGTCCTGCAGCACTTCGCCTGCCGCTTCCATCAGTGCAACCCCGACTCTTACTCCTCCTCAG gGGCTGTGCTGGCTCTCACCTGCGCCCTGATGCTTCTCAACACCGACCTGCACGGTCAG AATGTGGGGAAGTCCATGTCCTCTTCTAAGTTTGTGTCCAATCTGGACGGGATGAATGAAGGAACCAACTTCAGCAAAGACCTCTTAAAA AGCCTTTACAATTCTATAAAGAGCGAGCCGCTGGAGTGGGCAGT CGACAAAGGGGAGCTGATGTTAGTGGATGAAGACGCAGGAAGTGACGCTCCGCGGCGTTCAACGGCCAACCCCTTCCTGGATGTCCCCCACGACAAAAAGGCCTCCAAGATCAAAGAGGGGTTGCTTCATAGAAAACTCCACGCCGACGTTGACGGGAAGCGCA TTCCCTGGGGTAAACGAGGCTGGAGGACTTTCAATGGGGTTTTGAAAGGAATGGTTCTTTACCTGCAAAAG GTGGATTATCGGAGGGATCAGCCAGTTAACGAGGAGGTGGTGAGTGTGCATCACTCTCTGGCCGAGCCGGCAGCCGACTACACCAAGAAGCCGCATGTTTTCCGCCTGCAGACAGCCGACTGGCGGGTTTTCCTCTTCCAGGCCGT GAGCAAAGTGGAGATGAACTCCTGGATCAGCCGCATCAACCTGGTCTCAGCTCTTCAGTCCTCGCCTCCGTTTCCAGCTGCCGTGGGCAGTCAGAGAAGGTTCTTCAGGCCGATCCTGCCATCCCTGCAGTCTGCTCACACTCTG GATCGTCAGCTTCAGTCTCATTCGGGAATGCTGGAGTCCTTCAGGGCTGACATCTCATACATGGAGAAGAACCTTCCGGAGCGCAAAAAAGCCAAAgccaaggagctggaggagcatcGGATCAGGGCAGAGTACCTTCACTACGAG ACACGTCGCTATGAGATCTACATCCAAGTGCTGGAGGCTTGGAAGAGCGTGAAGAAGGAGGACGTTGCTGAAGACGCGTTGAGCGTCACAAACCTGAGCCTGTTTGACAAAGCCGCGTGCGCCGATGCtgcgggagaggaggacgaggaggagggctTGACAAAGTCTCACTCCAGCCCTGCTCTGCCAGAGTTGCCTCCTCAGACAGTCATCAAAGTCAAGCGCAACATCTCAGAGCGGAGGACTTACCGCAGGGTCATCATTCCCCGTTTGAATCAAGAAGCCTGA